Genomic window (Nitrospirales bacterium LBB_01):
AAACCAAAAGTTTGAGATTTTAAATTATTGCGATAAAGAGCACATCAAAGTGGATACGTGGATAGAGCTTGAGGTATCAACCCGTAAGTCTTTAAAGGAGCGCTCAATAGACAAGCTGATGTCTTCTTTAGAGTCCGGCGACAGGTTGATAGTGACAGAGCTTTCACGATTAGGGCGGAGCACCGGCGAGGTTATTCAACTGATAAAGAAACTGGCGGCACTTAAGGTAGAGTTCATCTCGGTCAAACAGGGGCTTAAAATCAACGCATCAAACGATAACGATATGACCTCTAAGATAATGGTCACGATTTTCTCGCTGCTTGCCGAACTTGAACGGGATTTACTCTCTCACCGCACCAAAACGGCGCTGCAACGGGCAAGGGCAGACGGTAGAACGCTTGGCCGCCCTAAGGGCCCCGGCAAATCAAAATTAGACGGCAAAGAGGGAGAGATTAGGGGGCTTTTGAATAAACGGGTTACAAAGGCGAATATTGCTAAGATTTTGGATGTATCATGGGGCACTGTTGATAATTTCATAAAGCGTAAGATGTCATTTTGAGATGGTTTTGTGTTATGATATAACATCGATAACGGGGGAGGAGTGTATAGGAATTATGGTGACAATAGTTTTAGAACATATAAAAGGAACTGATTTGCCTGCGGAGTGGATAGAGAAATATAGGCTGCCGACAGAACGGAGTTTTACGGTTAAAATAGAGCCTGATACTTTGGATGGCTTACCGCCAGCGCCGGTTGGAGACGAAAGAATGAGAATTCTGGAGTCAATCAGAGCTTTAGGCGGCGGCAATGAGGACTCCGAGGAGTGGATACGAATAATTAAGACTGCCAGGACAATCTCTAAACGAAGGGTTGATATTATTTAATGCCTTACCTGTTGGATACCAACCACTGTATTTACCTGATGAATGGCTCAGAGAAAACAGAAAACGACCTTTCAACCTTTGAACATAATACGATAGAAATGGTGCATATTTTTAGAAACGAGCCTTGCTATATGTCAGAAGTCAGTTTAGGAGAGCTATATTACGGAGTGGCTTTTTCTAACATGAAAGAACATAATTTTAACAAGATAGCACTTTTTAGGGAGTCTGTTTTAACACTGTCATTAGATACAAATATTTGGATGTTATTTGGTGAAACAAAAGCTTATTTACGAAAGCAAGGTAAAACTATAACTGATTTTGATTTACTAATCGCTTGCACTGCAAAGACGTATAATTTAATTCTTGTGACAAATGATTCAGATTTTGAGGTTTTACCGGAATCTTTTGAACGAGTGAATTGGGCCGGAAAGGAGAGATAATAAAATGGTACAGGAAAATTTGGTGTGGCATGAGGTGTTAGTAAGCCGCCGGATGAAAGAGGCTCAAAACGGGCACAGGAGCGCAGTGCTTTGGTTTACAGGGCTGCCCAGCTCCGGGAAATCTACGATTGCGCTTTCGGTTGAAAAGCGGCTCTATGACATGGGAGTAAAAACAATGGTGCTTGACGGAGATAACGTCCGCCACGGACTGTGTTCCAATTTGGGATTTACAATGGATGACCGCAAAGAAAATATCCGCAGAATCGGGGAGGTTGCAAAGCTCTTTATAGAGGCCGGTGTGATAACAATGACTGCGTTCATATCGCCGCTTAGGGAATATCGTGATGCGGTACGCGCACTTGTTGGCAATTATGATTTTATAGAGATATACTGTGACTGTTCTATTGACGTGTGTGAACAGAGGGATGTTAAGGGTCACTATAAAAAGGCAAGGGCTGGAGAAATTAAGGAATTTACCGGCGTGTCCTCACCATATGAGGCGCCTGAGCTCCCTGAGATAGTTCTTAAAACCGATACGCTTACAATTGAGCAGTGCTCAGAGCAGGTGGTGCAGTATCTGAAAAGCGCAGGCATATTAAGCAACACCGCCTAAACAACTACGGTACCTTTCCTTTAATGTTGACAATTGAATTTCTGTCGTGTTAACATCCCCTGTATTTACCTTTACAGACGTTTAGAATAATCACACTGGAGAACGTAATGGGAAAGATAAGAAAGGTGTTGCTGACACAACCCAGCACCAGCTGGGCTAATAACAGGCCGTGGTCTATTCACCCCTATACACTTGCGCTTTTGTGCGCTATTATGCCCGACGACTACGAGTGCCAAGCATTGGACCCTAATCTGAATGCTCTTACTAAAGAAGATGTAAAGGCTGTTATTTCCGCTTTTGCCCCTGATGTTGTCGGAATAAGTTGTATTTCTCTTGAATTTGCCAGAAGCGCCGGCATGTTGACCGCCATTATAAAAGAGATTAACCCCGAAACTGTTATTGTGCTGGGCGGCGTTTATCCTACCACTACGCCGGATATCGCTCTTGAGGACCCGAATGTGGATTATCTGATTTTGGGTGAGGGAGAACACCGTCTGCCGAAATTCCTGGAAATGTTAAATAAAAATGACTATAACTTCAGTAATTTTGATGGTATTGCATACAAAGATTCCTCCGGCAAAGTTGTTGTTAATCCCATGACGACATATATTCAAGATCTGGACACGCTGCCCTTTCCAGCATGGGATAAGCTTGATTTCTTGAAATATGCCAACAAAGTCGACAGATTTTCAAACATCTTTCTCCCATTAAAATATCCCTACACCATAATGTCAACCTCACGCGGATGCCCGCACCACTGTATTTATTGCAGCGCTCATTCAGTCTCCGGACGTGCTATACGGTTTAAATCTGCAGAACGTGTGCTTGAGGAAATAGACTGGCTGGTTAACGACTACGGGATAAAAGAGATAGTGTTTTTGGATGACAGTCTTATACAAAGCAGAAAAAGATTTGAAACCATCCTTAAAGGATTAATCAAGAGAGATTACGATCTACACTGGAAAAGCGGCAACCTGTCAACGTTTCTACTGGATGACGCACTGTTGGAGTTAATGAAAGAAAGCAAAACATATCAATTGATACTACCCATAGAGTCTGGTAATCAGGACGTGCTTACACGGCTGATAAAAAAACCCCTTAACCTGAAACAAGTGCCTGGGATAATGAAAAAAGCACGGGAGCTCGGGTTAGAAGTAATTGCTGATTTTATTATCGGCATACCCGGCGAGACGTGGGACCAAATCAGAGACACCGTCACTTTTGCCGATGAGATGAATGCCGACATTGTCAATTTCCATATAGCAACACCTGTTCCCACCACAGAGCTATATTCTATGGCAAAGGAACAAAATGTCCTTATAGACGGCTTTGATTTCAGAAAGTTTGAGTTTTTCGGTTTTGCTCACGGCTGTATAAAAACCAATGAGTTCAGTCCCGAAATCCTACACTCTTTGAGAGCGTTTGAGTGGGACAGGATAAATTTCAAAACGCAAGCAAAAAGAGAAACGTTTGCACGCATAAATGGCATAACAATAGAGGAGCTCAATGCCTGGAGTAAAAAAACTATTCAAAATGCCGGGCTCTACTGGCCTGAAACAGACAAGGCCCTGAAATAGATCTGCCTGTCAGATTACATGGGACATGCGGGCTTACAGGGAATTACAACTGTGCGTACAAATGCTATTTCAAAAGTTCTTTGAATTTCTCCACATTTAACTCAGCATCATTTAAAATGCTGGATAAAGTTTTTGGATGCAAGATTTTCCCTGAATGATATGGAACTGTTACCCTCCTGCGTTCACTATTTTTGTATATCTTGTGGCTTCCGCTTTGCCGTGAGAAAACAAATCCTACTCTTTCCAATACTTTAATTGCATTGTCAGCAGTCACTCTTGGAAATTTCTCGCTCACACTGCCACATCCATCAGAGTTAGACTTACTGATTCAGACTGTGGAATTTCCTCCGAGTTTTCTATTCTATCGTCTATGTGAAGACGAATTGCATCCTTAATATTTCCCAGCACCTCTTCATACGTATCACCCTGTGTATAGCAGCCTTGAAGCTCGGGACAGAAAGCAAAATACCCATCGCTATCCTTTTCGGTTACTACTGAGAACCTATATACGCTCATTATGCAGCCTCCTCTTTTTTTTGTCATTCCTGCGAAAGCAGGAATCCAGTCCTTTTATTAGCTGTAGTCCTTAAGCGCCTCAATTAAGCGCTCCACGTTTTCCATAGGCTGGTCAGGGCCGCATGGCAGCACCAGTTCCTGTTGAGCAAACAGCTCTGAGTTGGGATAGATATTGTTGTCTTTAAAATACGCCGCCGTGTTTAGGTTTGGATGTGTTGGTCTTGCTTGAATTCCTCTGTCTGCCAGAAACTTTATCAACTTGTCTCTTTCAGCACACAGCACTTCAACATATATCGGCAGCTCGCCGTGTTCGGTATCCACTGGAATCAACTTTAGAAACGGAAACTCACTCAGTGCGGTTTCGTATTTTTTGTATATCGCCTTAACCCGCTCTATCCGTCCCGGCATATGTTCTAATCCAACAACTCCTATAGAAGCTGCAATATCGGTAAACTTGAAATTAAATCCTCTTGAAGTATATTTGACGTTAATAATGTCGTTTAAACCGTGAGTGCGAAGCATTCGTAATTTATTGTACGTGTCCGTATCTTTGGTCACGACAAAGCCGCCCTGTCCGGTTGAGAGAAGTTTCCCCATGGACATAGAAAAACAACCGGCAAACGACTCTGTGCCGAGGGAAACGTTATTATGTTTTGAACAAAACGCCTGTGCAGCGTCTTCTATCACAATTAGACCGTGCTTGTCGGCAATTGTATTTATCTCTTTCATGTTTACAGCCCGTCCGTTCATATGCACCGGCATTATGGCTTTAGTGGCAGGTTGAATTATCTTTTCAAGCTGTGTTACATCCATTACCGGGCGCTCAGTCTCAACGTCTATAAAGGTAACCTCGGCTCCTGCCATCAGCACGGCATGGGCTGATGCGATCCACGTCCGGTTTGGTACGATTACCTTATCGCCGGGGCCAATGCCTGCTGCCATCAAAGACATCAAAAGCGCCATACTCCCGCTTGTAGTTGCCGCCACATACGGCACATTAAGCATTGCAGACACTCCCCGCTCAAACTCCTCCGTAACCGGACCCTGGCTGAAACATTCTCTTTTGACGGATTCAGAAATTTTCCCTATTTCGTTGTCGCCAAAATTAACCCGCCACCACGAAATTTTATACATCCGTCACTCAGTCCTCCAAAACGTATCTTTGTCCGCAGCCAAATGCGGCGGCATAGTTTTTTTTCTATAGTAACTTATAGGGGAACTCAGAAGCAATTTTAATTAGCCCGGAGGCGGCTGTATAAATTTTATTGAGGGATAGGATACTGATAATCGATCAAAGAGCGGTTTTGCAACAAACCACGGAAAAGCCAGATAGACCACGGCGTCATCAAAGGGGATACGGTCAGGGTTAAATATGGGCAGTCCCATATGCACTTTCCCCTGTTTTAGCGGATCCTCATCTACAAAGAAATTAACGGAGGGTCTTATCATATTTGCCAGCCATGTGCCTGCGATAGCCGTGCCAAATATGCCAAATGCGCCGGAGTCGGAGGTCTCTGCCGCATGTTGCGCCACTTTGTGAAGCCATGAAAAAGACCTTTCAGCTAAGTCCACACCTCCGGTATTTTTA
Coding sequences:
- a CDS encoding DegT/DnrJ/EryC1/StrS family aminotransferase; amino-acid sequence: MYKISWWRVNFGDNEIGKISESVKRECFSQGPVTEEFERGVSAMLNVPYVAATTSGSMALLMSLMAAGIGPGDKVIVPNRTWIASAHAVLMAGAEVTFIDVETERPVMDVTQLEKIIQPATKAIMPVHMNGRAVNMKEINTIADKHGLIVIEDAAQAFCSKHNNVSLGTESFAGCFSMSMGKLLSTGQGGFVVTKDTDTYNKLRMLRTHGLNDIINVKYTSRGFNFKFTDIAASIGVVGLEHMPGRIERVKAIYKKYETALSEFPFLKLIPVDTEHGELPIYVEVLCAERDKLIKFLADRGIQARPTHPNLNTAAYFKDNNIYPNSELFAQQELVLPCGPDQPMENVERLIEALKDYS
- a CDS encoding type II toxin-antitoxin system HicA family toxin → MSEKFPRVTADNAIKVLERVGFVFSRQSGSHKIYKNSERRRVTVPYHSGKILHPKTLSSILNDAELNVEKFKELLK
- the cysC gene encoding adenylyl-sulfate kinase, whose amino-acid sequence is MVQENLVWHEVLVSRRMKEAQNGHRSAVLWFTGLPSSGKSTIALSVEKRLYDMGVKTMVLDGDNVRHGLCSNLGFTMDDRKENIRRIGEVAKLFIEAGVITMTAFISPLREYRDAVRALVGNYDFIEIYCDCSIDVCEQRDVKGHYKKARAGEIKEFTGVSSPYEAPELPEIVLKTDTLTIEQCSEQVVQYLKSAGILSNTA
- a CDS encoding radical SAM protein, with the translated sequence MGKIRKVLLTQPSTSWANNRPWSIHPYTLALLCAIMPDDYECQALDPNLNALTKEDVKAVISAFAPDVVGISCISLEFARSAGMLTAIIKEINPETVIVLGGVYPTTTPDIALEDPNVDYLILGEGEHRLPKFLEMLNKNDYNFSNFDGIAYKDSSGKVVVNPMTTYIQDLDTLPFPAWDKLDFLKYANKVDRFSNIFLPLKYPYTIMSTSRGCPHHCIYCSAHSVSGRAIRFKSAERVLEEIDWLVNDYGIKEIVFLDDSLIQSRKRFETILKGLIKRDYDLHWKSGNLSTFLLDDALLELMKESKTYQLILPIESGNQDVLTRLIKKPLNLKQVPGIMKKARELGLEVIADFIIGIPGETWDQIRDTVTFADEMNADIVNFHIATPVPTTELYSMAKEQNVLIDGFDFRKFEFFGFAHGCIKTNEFSPEILHSLRAFEWDRINFKTQAKRETFARINGITIEELNAWSKKTIQNAGLYWPETDKALK
- a CDS encoding type II toxin-antitoxin system VapC family toxin; translated protein: MPYLLDTNHCIYLMNGSEKTENDLSTFEHNTIEMVHIFRNEPCYMSEVSLGELYYGVAFSNMKEHNFNKIALFRESVLTLSLDTNIWMLFGETKAYLRKQGKTITDFDLLIACTAKTYNLILVTNDSDFEVLPESFERVNWAGKER
- a CDS encoding recombinase family protein encodes the protein MAKTIGYIRVSTDEQDYRNQKFEILNYCDKEHIKVDTWIELEVSTRKSLKERSIDKLMSSLESGDRLIVTELSRLGRSTGEVIQLIKKLAALKVEFISVKQGLKINASNDNDMTSKIMVTIFSLLAELERDLLSHRTKTALQRARADGRTLGRPKGPGKSKLDGKEGEIRGLLNKRVTKANIAKILDVSWGTVDNFIKRKMSF
- a CDS encoding type II toxin-antitoxin system HicB family antitoxin, which produces MSVYRFSVVTEKDSDGYFAFCPELQGCYTQGDTYEEVLGNIKDAIRLHIDDRIENSEEIPQSESVSLTLMDVAV